From Cinclus cinclus chromosome 2, bCinCin1.1, whole genome shotgun sequence, one genomic window encodes:
- the LAG3 gene encoding lymphocyte activation gene 3 protein, whose amino-acid sequence MRPVSLGLFLTFTLLPFTAGHILLGLSEGRSREQKVWVREGSSAVLPCHVRPRNMRESSKQLSDKISVLWKRHGGSVHQEPHVVLEAGYSGLQKTAQLMKPRVSLQDSTLRNGNFSLRIDPVRSEDVGLYEAQVKHQTEVHSCHVELGVITVNLSPPNPVIENELLLMSCNSSHRASLVETCWFHLGPTSRTFCSLSGTVSILYPAMSDAGSWRCQLRYSDKEIISATFNLQILGFDGPTNPVVYAAAGSAADLPCSLSYVPSAFGMSVVAAHWSHLAGGHLQDWGVSQNLSSRSFPLHLPAVGLGDAGQYRCTVSVGHRTIIRDVTLAVVTVTPSIQGPVSEGNHLLLICSLTHSQGHERFQWTHLDSATTKSKLAEAAPRNLGGHSSQMGPTLEISQVSQKDTGTWECSVYGPDGKLGAVEYDLQITGAQVSSAPSIFSGQITFGLTLTLFFLLAICVVALALQKRAQTPAFPALEGMFAVNVPWKSMEEKQKGKIQQMEC is encoded by the exons ATGAGACCAGTGTCCCTGGGACTGTTCCTCACCTTCACTCTGTTGCCTTTCACTG CTGGCCACATCCTACTGGGATTATCGGAGGGGAGAAGCAGGGAGCAGAAAGTGTGGGTCAGAGAGGGGAGTTCAGCCGTGTTGCCCTGCCACGTGAGACCCAGAAATATGAGGGAGAGCTCAAAGCAGCTGTCTGACAAGATATCTGTGCTGTGGAAGAGGCATGGGGGAAG TGTGCACCAGGAGCCACACGTGGTGCTGGAAGCTGGGTACTCGGGCCTCCAGAAGACAGCACAGCTCATGAAGCCCCGGGTGTCACTCCAGGACTCCACCTTACGCAATGGCAATTTCTCCCTGAGGATCGACCCCGTCCGGAGTGAGGACGTTGGGCTGTATGAGGCACAGGTGAAACACCAAACAGAGGTCCACAGCTGCCACGTGGAGCTGGGGGTGATCACAG TAAACCTCAGTCCACCCAATCCAGTGATAGAAAATGAGCTGCTCTTGATGAGCTGCAACTCCAGCCACCGGGCCAGCCTTGTGGAGACATGCTGGTTCCACCTGGGCCCCACCTCCAGGACTTTCTGCTCCTTGTCTGGGACTGTCTCCATCCTCTATCCAGCCATGAGTGATGCGGGCTCCTGGCGATGCCAGCTTCGGTACTCCGATAAGGAGATAATTTCTGCCACATTCAACCTGCAAATTCTAG GTTTTGATGGCCCAACCAACCCTGTGGTCTATGCAGCAGCTGGCTCTGCAGCCGATCTACCATGCAGTCTGAGCTACGTTCCCAGTGCCTTTGGGATGAGCGTGGTGGCAGCCCACTGGAGCCACCTTGCAGGAGGACATTTGCAAGACTGGGGCGTCTCCCAGAATCTGAGCAGCAGAAGCTTCCCCCTGCATCTCCcggctgtggggctgggtgaTGCAGGGCAGTACCGCTGCACTGTCTCTGTGGGACACAGGACAATCATCAGGGATGTGACCTTGGCCGTGGTCACAG TGACTCCAAGCATTCAAGGGCCGGTTTCTGAGGGGAATCATTTGCTGCTCATCTGCAGCCTCACGCACTCCCAGGGACATGAGCGTTTCCAGTGGACACACCTTGACTCAGCCACCACTAAGAGCAAGCTGGCTGAGGCTGCTCCCCGTAACTTGGGGGGCCACAGTTCCCAGATGGGACCTACCTTGGAAATATCCCAAGTGTCACAAAAGGACACAGGCACCTGGGAATGCAGTGTGTATGGCCCCGATGGCAAATTGGGAGCAGTGGAGTATGACCTGCAGATCACAG GTGCCCAGGTCTCCAGCGCTCCCTCCATCTTCAGTGGGCAGATTACTTTTGGTCTCACACTCACCCTCTTCTTCCTGCTTGCCATTTGTGTTGTGGCTCTGGCCCTACAAAAAAGG GCACAGACTCCAGCCTtcccagcactggaagggaTGTTTGCAGTCAATGTGCCGTGGAAGTCCAtggaggaaaaacagaaagggaagatCCAGCAAATGGAGTGCTGA
- the CD4 gene encoding T-cell surface glycoprotein CD4 yields the protein MESSSTPVSHTPAIFLLLHLGLTSSMAQQNEFQIGLAGGEVTLNCTGILPDSKLSRDTVVRWKFYDTALWRMEKGTIWKTPAFITDRFGIKAQYKQLWVRNLKLSDAGIYTCEYGSHKVHTSLHIFKLMINLNGSFLQNEVPELTLMQNSSGPLPDLRITLFDSNNNRVTPELQNKSSQKYTVNLKKLEAMDSGTWVCQVHSDSPRIDQNIPFAVKVLGFQNPDLERKYATVDSTVILSWHLNSQKIKWKEGFTGRLNWKQQESASPHELLDFNVTAQGQLHETIKSSNFLFEIPERKPESTIELKLPKVHFNHSGQYQCQLEYQGRHAQSNIELVVMKVSAKPVGPLSRGANMTLTCQVSGPLQPSAYLRWERVNGTKMDIKNSKQHEVKLEVNISAAGLWSCHLIENSDRKISLHYHVEEAAVWTNYVIIGASVGGSLLVFALGCLCISSGTRWHRRRQRAKRMAQARQYLLENKTCQCQHRLKK from the exons ATGGAGTCGAGCAGCACACCCGTGAGCCACACTCCTGCCATCTTCTTGCTTCTGCATCTGG GTCTGACCTCCAGTATGGCTCAACAAAATGAATTCCAGATTGGACTTGCAGGAGGGGAGGTGACCCTGAACTGCACAGGCATACTTCCTGACTCAAAATTATCCCGGGACACAGTTGTGCGCTGGAAGTTCTATGATACTGCTTTATGGCGTATGGAAAAGGGTACAATCTGGAAAA caccGGCTTTCATTACTGATCGATTTGGCATCAAGGCGCAATATAAACAGCTGTGGGTGCGGAATTTGAAGCTCTCTGATGCTGGCATCTATACCTGTGAATATGGCTCTCACAAAGTCCACACCTCACTGCATATCTTTAAAT tgATGATCAATTTGAATGGGAGTTTTCTGCAAAATGAAGTCCCTGAGCTGACTTTAATGCAAAATTCATCTGGTCCTCTACCTGATCTCAGAATCACATTGTTTGACAGTAACAATAACAGAGTAACACCAGAATTACAGAACAAGAGCAGTCAAAAATACACAGTGAATTTAAAGAAACTGGAGGCTATGGACAGTGGGACCTGGGTGTGTCAGGTCCATTCAGACTCTCCACGGATTGATCAGAATATCCCCTTTGCTGTGAAGGTATTAG GTTTTCAGAATCCAGATTTGGAAAGAAAGTATGCAACTGTTGATAGCACTGTCATCTTGTCATGGCATTTGAACTCCCAGaagataaaatggaaagaagGTTTCACAGGACGGCTGAATTGGAAACAACAGGAAAGTGCAAGCCCCCATGAGCTGCTTGATTTCAATGTCACAGCACAAGGACAGCTGCATGAGACCATAAAAAGCAGTAACTTTCTGTTTGAGATACctgaaagaaaacctgaaagtACCATAGAACTGAAGCTCCCTAAAGTGCATTTTAACCATTCTGGCCAGTACCAGTGCCAGCTGGAGTACCAAGGAAGACATGCACAGAGCAACATAGAGCTGGTGGTGATGAAAG TCTCAGCTAAGCCTGTTGGGCCACTCTCCAGAGGGGCCAATATGACCCTGACCTGCCAGGTCTCTGGACCGCTCCAACCCAGTGCCTACTTGCGCTGGGAACGTGTGAATGGGACTAAGATGGACATTAAGAACTCAAAGCAGCATGAAGTAAAGTTGGAGGTGAACATCAGTGCTGCAGGTCTGTGGAGCTGCCACCTCATAGAAAACAGTGACAGAAAGATCAGCCTTCATTACCACGTGG AGGAAGCTGCTGTTTGGACTAACTATGTGATAATTGGAGCAAGTGTTGGAGGCAGTTTATTGGTGTTTGCCCTTGGGTGCCTGTGCATCAGCAGTGGTACAAGATGGCATCGGAGAAGG CAACGGGCAAAAAGGATGGCACAAGCAAGACAATACTTGCTGGAAAACAAGACGTGTCAGTGTCAACA ccGACTGAAGAAGTAA
- the GPR162 gene encoding probable G-protein coupled receptor 162: MGDSESESTLHNNSLWWLACGMLALLANSWIILSITAKQQKHKPLELLLCFLAGTHILMAAVPLTTYAVVQLRRESSDYDWNESICKVFVSTYYTLALATCFTVASLSYHRMWMVRWPVNYRLSNAKKQALHAVMGIWMVSFILSTLPSIGWHNNGERYYARGCQFIVSKIGLGFGVCFSLLLLGGIVMGLVCVGITFYQTLWAHRRRRRCHHQRAEEASSCSSSAHTTFNVPAIVVEDVRGKRRSSLDGSESAKTSLQMTNLISAIVFLYDTLTGVPILVVSFFSLRYDTAPTWMVLAVLWCSMVQTLLLPSFIWSCERYRADLRTVWEQCVAIMSEEDTEDDGVCDDYGDGRICKVRFDANGAAAAKRDSQDIKLLPMHHMLLPQDKVHYLQVPISRRMSHDETNIFSAHRSAPSFLHKWSSSDDIRISTPRKPGGPGFLPPQLHDYQHRRRPPEDELTTLRQFLEGGLLPRGSSSSACFFRDEITTFIDETPQPTPACSPRHSRLLVESRRDRRLSLSSREEENSDRPRRCSVLGNEIWHLQDGEQAPCERTLEACEPQTFQNPKL, from the exons ATGGGGGACTCTGAATCAGAGTCCACCTTGCACAACAACTCACTGTGGTGGCTGGCATGTGGGATGTTAGCTCTGTTGGCCAACTCTTGGATTATCCTCAGCATCACGGCCAAACAACAGAAACACAagcctctggagctgctgctatGCTTTCTTGCTGGCACGCACATCCTTATGGCAGCAGTACCCCTCACCACCTATGCCGTGGTGCAGCTGCGGCGTGAGTCCTCCGACTACGACTGGAATGAAAGCATCTGCAAGGTCTTTGTCTCCACGTACTACACCCTGGCGCTGGCCACCTGCTTTACAGTGGCCTCCCTTTCCTACCACCGGATGTGGATGGTGAGGTGGCCAGTCAACTACCGCCTCAGCAATGCCAAGAAGCAGGCTCTGCACGCAGTCATGGGGATCTGGATGGTGTCATTCATCCTCTCCACCCTGCCCTCCATTGGCTGGCACAACAACGGCGAGCGCTACTACGCCCGTGGCTGCCAGTTCATTGTCAGCAAAATAGGGCTGGGCTTCGGTGTCTGCTTTAGCCTCCTGCTGCTCGGAGGAATCGTCATGGGCTTGGTGTGCGTGGGTATCACCTTCTACCAAACCCTGTGGGCACACAGGAGACGCCGGCGGTGCCACCATCAGAGAGCGGAAGAAGCGTCATCCTGCTCTTCATCAGCACACACCACTTTCAATGTGCCAGCCATTGTGGTGGAGGATGTACGAGGCAAAAGGAGGTCTTCATTGGACGGCTCCGAGTCAGCCAAGACGTCCTTGCAGATGACCAACCTCATAAGTGCCATCGTCTTCCTGTATGACACGCTCACTGGGGTGCCTATCTTG GTCGTGAGTTTTTTCAGCCTGCGCTATGATACGGCCCCCACCTGGATGGTTCTGGCTGTGCTCTGGTGTTCCATGGTGCAGACCTTGCTGCTTCCCTCTTTCATCTGGTCCTGTGAGCGCTACCGAGCAGATCTCCGCACTGTGTGGGAGCAGTGTGTGGCTATCATGTCTGAGGAAGACACAGAGGATG ATGGTGTGTGTGATGATTATGGTGATGGCAGGATCTGCAAAGTGAGATTCGATGCGAACGGTGCTGCAGCTGCGAAGCGGGACTCCCAGGACATCAAGCTGCTGCCCATGCACCACATGTTGTTGCCCCAGGACAAGGTGCACTACCTGCAG GTCCCTATCTCACGGAGAATGTCACATGATGAGACTAACATCTTCTCCGCCCACCGCTCTGCTCCATCCTTCCTACACAAGTGGTCTTCATCTGATGACATCCGCATTTCCACCCCCCGCAAGCCTGGGGGCCCTGGTTTCTTGCCTCCCCAGCTGCATGACTACCAGCACCGCCGGCGGCCCCCAGAAGATGAGCTGACGACCCTACGGCAATTTTTGGAGGGGGGGCTGTTGCCCCGGGGCTCCAGCTCCAGCGCCTGCTTCTTCCGAGATGAGATCACCACCTTCATCGATGAGACGCCACAACCcaccccagcctgcagcccaCGGCACTCCCGTCTCCTGGTCGAATCACGCCGTGACCGCCGCCTCTccctcagcagcagggaggaggagaattCCGACCGGCCACGGCGCTGCTCCGTTCTTGGCAATGAAATCTGGCATCTGCAAGACGGAGAGCAGGCGCCATGTGAAAGGACCCTAGAGGCCTGCGAGCCACAGACCTTCCAGAACCCCAAACTATGA